From the genome of Bos taurus isolate L1 Dominette 01449 registration number 42190680 breed Hereford chromosome 27, ARS-UCD2.0, whole genome shotgun sequence, one region includes:
- the RPL15 gene encoding large ribosomal subunit protein eL15 — protein MGAYKYIQELWRKKQSDVMRFLLRVRCWQYRQLSALHRAPRPTRPDKARRLGYKAKQGYVIYRIRVRRGGRKRPVPKGATYGKPVHHGVNQLKFARSLQSVAEERAGRHCGALRVLNSYWVGEDSTYKFFEVILIDPFHKAIRRNPDTQWITKPVHKHREMRGLTSAGRKSRGLGKGHKFHHTIGGSRRAAWRRRNTLQLHRYR, from the exons ATGGGCGCCTACAAGTACATCCAGGAGCTGTGGAGGAAGAAGCAGTCGGACGTGATGCGCTTCCTGCTGCGGGTGCGCTGCTGGCAGTACCGCCAGCTCTCGGCGCTGCACCGCGCCCCGCGCCCCACCCGGCCCGACAAGGCGCGCAGGCTGGGCTACAAGGCCAAACAAG GCTATGTCATATACCGGATCCGTGTGCGCCGCGGGGGCCGCAAACGCCCAGTTCCTAAGGGTGCCACCTACGGCAAGCCTGTCCACCATGGTGTCAACCAGCTCAAGTTTGCTCGAAGCCTGCAGTCGGTTGCGGAG GAGCGTGCTGGCCGCCACTGTGGGGCCCTGAGGGTCCTGAATTCCTACTGGGTTGGTGAAGATTCTACGTACAAATTCTTTGAGGTTATCCTCATTGATCCATTCCATAAAGCTATCAGAAGAAACCCTGACACCCAATGGATCACCAAACCAGTGCATAAGCACAGGGAGATGCGGGGGCTGACGTCTGCAGGCAGAAAGAGCCGCGGCCTGGGCAAGGGTCACAAGTTCCACCACACTATTGGTGGCTCTCGCCGCGCAGCGTGGAGAAGGCGCAATACTCTCCAGCTCCACCGCTACCGCTAA